One region of Ornithorhynchus anatinus isolate Pmale09 chromosome X5, mOrnAna1.pri.v4, whole genome shotgun sequence genomic DNA includes:
- the CTSK gene encoding cathepsin K: MWGFGALVLLLPSVTLAASASLDVQWELWKKTHQKQYNSKEDETSRRLVWEKNLQYISAHNLEFSLGIHTFELAMNHLGDMTSEEVVRTMTGLKVPPARTQSNDTLYSPDWAERAPDSIDYRKKGYVTPVKNQGQCGSCWAFSSVGALEGQLKKKTGRLLDLSPQNLVDCVASNDGCGGGYMTNAFQYVHDNRGIDSEDAYPYVGQDEPCRYSPTGKAAKCRGYREVPVGDEKALKRAVARVGPVAVAIDASLSSFQFYSKGVYFDENCNGANLNHALLAVGYGAQKGAKHWIIKNSWGEEWGNKGYVLMARNKNNACGIASLASFPKM, encoded by the exons aTGTGGGGGTTCGGAGCCTtggtgctactgctgcccagcgtCACCTTGGCAGCGTCGGCGTCTCTGGACGTGCAGTGGGAGCTGTGGAAGAAAACTCACCAGAAACAGTACAACAGCAAG GAAGATGAGACGTCGCGGAGGTTGGTGTGGGAGAAGAACCTGCagtacatttctgcccacaacctgGAGTTCTCCCTGGGCATCCACACCTTCGAGCTGGCCATGAACCACCTGGGCGATATG ACCAGTGAGGAAGTGGTCAGGACCATGACGGGGCTGAAGGTGCCACCGGCTCGCACCCAGAGCAACGACACCCTGTACTCTCCCGATTGGGCCGAGAGGGCCCCCGACTCCATCGACTACCGGAAGAAGGGTTATGTCACCCCTGTCAAGAACCAG GGCCAGTGTGGATCATGCTGGGCGTTCAGCTCTGTGGGGGCACTGGAGGGGCAGCTAAAGAAGAAGACAGGGCGCCTGCTGGACCTCAGCCCACAGAATCTGGTAGACTGCGTGGCCAGCAACGACGGCTGCGGCGGCGGCTACATGACCAACGCCTTCCAGTACGTCCATGACAACCGTGGCATCGACTCAGAGGACGCCTACCCCTACGTCGGACAg GATGAGCCCTGCAGGTACAGCCCGACCGGCAAGGCAGCCAAGTGCCGGGGCTACCGGGAGGTCCCCGTGGGTGACGAGAAGGCCCTCAAGAGGGCAGTGGCCCGGGTGGGGCCTGTGGCGGTGGCCATCGACGCCAGCCTCAGCTCCTTCCAGTTCTACAGCAAag GTGTTTATTTTGATGAAAACTGCAATGGGGCCAACCTTAACCATGCCCTCCTAGCTGTAGGCTATGGGGCCCAGAAGGGAGCCAAGCACTGGATCATCAAGAACAG CTGgggcgaggagtggggaaacaagggttATGTCCTCATGGCTCGGAACAAGAACAACGCCTGCGGCATCGCCAGCCTGGCCAGCTTTCCCAAGATGTGA